A DNA window from Aureibaculum sp. 2308TA14-22 contains the following coding sequences:
- a CDS encoding GH3 auxin-responsive promoter family protein, with translation MLPLFNTVVSWFLKKRKHQMELFLKYPIDVQHELLIRLVDTAKNTEFGKHYNFATIYDYESFREQVPVQQYETFEPLIERARKGEQNLFWPTHIQWFAKSSGTTNAKSKFIPVSNEALENCHLKAGKDMLALYINNNEDAGLFNGRGLRLGGSSDIYEDNNTYFGDLSAIIIENMPFWADFSSAPKTETALMSEWETKMEAIVNETINENITSLVGVPSWMLVLLNAVLEKTDKNNILEVWPNLEVYFHGGVNFNPYREQYKKLIPKKDFKYYETYNASEGFFALQDENNSLDLLLMLDYGIFYEFIPMSEFNGEDSTAIPLEEVQLGVNYAIVITTNAGLWRYLIGDTVKFVSLDPYRIRITGRTKHFINVFGEELIIENAEEALKQVCEKTGSLIMEYTVAPIFMDGKKQGSHEWMIEFKKTPKSIDYFTELLDNALKAINSDYEAKRYNDMTLEMPKVHAAEKGLFYKWLKLKNKLGGQHKVPRLSNSRDFMEELLEISVSKKFA, from the coding sequence ATGTTACCTTTATTTAACACGGTTGTTTCTTGGTTTTTAAAAAAGAGAAAGCATCAAATGGAGCTTTTTCTAAAATACCCTATTGATGTCCAGCACGAACTGTTGATACGTTTGGTAGATACGGCTAAAAACACGGAGTTTGGCAAGCATTACAACTTTGCTACTATTTATGATTATGAAAGCTTTAGAGAGCAAGTTCCCGTTCAACAATACGAAACTTTTGAACCTTTAATTGAACGTGCTAGAAAGGGTGAACAAAACCTTTTTTGGCCAACGCACATTCAATGGTTTGCAAAATCTAGCGGTACTACCAATGCAAAAAGTAAGTTTATTCCCGTAAGTAACGAGGCATTAGAGAACTGTCATTTAAAGGCAGGTAAGGACATGTTGGCCTTGTACATTAACAATAATGAGGATGCTGGTTTGTTTAACGGACGTGGTCTGCGTTTGGGTGGCAGTAGTGATATTTACGAGGATAACAATACGTATTTTGGAGATTTATCCGCCATAATTATTGAAAATATGCCTTTTTGGGCCGATTTTAGTTCCGCACCAAAAACCGAAACCGCTTTGATGAGTGAATGGGAAACAAAAATGGAGGCAATTGTTAATGAGACCATAAACGAAAATATTACCAGTTTGGTTGGTGTACCTTCGTGGATGTTGGTATTGTTAAATGCGGTGTTGGAAAAAACGGATAAGAACAATATTTTGGAGGTCTGGCCAAATTTAGAAGTCTATTTTCATGGTGGTGTAAATTTTAATCCCTATCGCGAACAGTACAAAAAACTGATTCCGAAAAAAGATTTTAAATATTACGAAACCTATAATGCATCTGAAGGTTTTTTTGCCCTACAAGATGAAAACAATTCATTAGACCTATTATTAATGTTGGATTATGGTATTTTTTACGAATTTATACCCATGTCCGAATTTAACGGTGAAGATTCCACCGCCATTCCGTTGGAAGAAGTGCAATTGGGTGTAAATTATGCCATTGTCATTACCACAAATGCGGGACTATGGCGTTATTTAATTGGCGATACGGTTAAGTTTGTTTCGCTTGACCCTTATCGGATACGGATTACGGGAAGAACCAAACATTTTATAAATGTTTTTGGCGAGGAACTGATTATTGAAAATGCCGAAGAAGCATTGAAACAAGTTTGTGAAAAGACGGGTAGTTTGATTATGGAATATACCGTGGCCCCTATTTTTATGGACGGTAAAAAACAGGGTTCGCATGAATGGATGATCGAATTTAAAAAAACACCAAAAAGTATTGATTATTTTACAGAACTATTGGACAATGCCCTAAAGGCTATTAATTCCGATTACGAGGCCAAGCGTTATAATGATATGACCCTGGAAATGCCAAAAGTCCACGCTGCAGAAAAAGGATTGTTCTACAAATGGCTAAAGTTAAAAAATAAATTGGGCGGACAGCATAAAGTACCAAGGCTCTCCAACAGTAGGGATTTTATGGAAGAATTGTTAGAAATTTCAGTTTCAAAGAAATTTGCCTAA
- the purE gene encoding 5-(carboxyamino)imidazole ribonucleotide mutase encodes MAKVGIIMGSNSDMPVMQDAITILHEFNIDTEIDIVSAHRTPDKLYDYANNAHNRGIQVIIAGAGGAAHLPGMVASMSPLPVIGVPVKSSNSIDGWDSVLSILQMPGGVPVATVALNGAKNAGILAAQILGSSDKEVQQTIIEYKEELKKKVNKASEDLKK; translated from the coding sequence ATGGCTAAAGTAGGGATTATAATGGGTAGCAATTCTGACATGCCTGTGATGCAAGATGCGATTACAATTCTTCACGAATTTAACATAGATACTGAAATCGATATTGTTTCTGCACACAGAACTCCCGATAAATTATATGATTATGCCAACAATGCTCATAACCGTGGCATACAGGTAATTATTGCTGGTGCAGGAGGTGCTGCACATTTGCCTGGAATGGTCGCTTCTATGAGTCCGTTACCCGTTATTGGTGTACCCGTAAAATCGAGCAATTCCATAGATGGTTGGGATTCTGTTTTATCTATTCTTCAAATGCCAGGAGGTGTTCCTGTTGCTACAGTTGCCCTAAACGGAGCAAAAAACGCTGGAATATTAGCCGCACAAATCTTGGGAAGTAGTGATAAAGAAGTACAGCAAACCATTATTGAGTATAAGGAAGAGTTGAAGAAGAAAGTAAATAAAGCTTCCGAAGATTTGAAGAAATGA
- a CDS encoding M3 family metallopeptidase, whose protein sequence is MNNPLLEQFNTPHTTAPFSQLKNEHFKPAFEEAIKKAKAEIDEITDNPEAPTFKNTIEALDFSGYTLDRLSSIFFNLNSAETNDEIQKIAQEVSPMLSEFSNDIRLNEKLFKRVKAVYDDKGNLELTVEQETLLDKKYKGFSRNGANLNDNDKTKLREIDMKLSKLSLQFGENVLAETNAFQMHLTDENQLKGLPDGAKETAKMTAKEKKLEGWVITLDYPSYIPFMTYADDRALREKLAKAFGARAFQNNENNNEQIVLDIVKLRHDRANLLGYKTHAHFVLEERMAETPEKVLSFSNDLLEKAKPAAEREFKQLTNFAKKDGIEQLQKWDGAYYTEKLKKQLFDLDQEALKPYFKLENVINGAFTIAHKLFGLQFNEVDTIDKYHKDVKTYEVFNSTGDFISVFYADFFPRKGKRNGAWMTSYKSQWKKDNDNSRPHISIVCNFTKPTETKPSLLTFNEVTTLFHEFGHALHGMLADTVYPSLSGTSVYWDFVELPSQLLENWCYEREALDLFAKHYETNAPIPMELVQKIKDSSNFMEGMQTLRQLSFGLLDMQWHGAGESPDTIKSVKEYELKAFEGTQLYPDVAENCMSTAFSHIFQGGYSSGYYSYKWAEVLDADAFEYFKETGIFNKETATKLLENVLSKGGTDKPMDLYKRFRGNEPSNEALLKRAGLLPVGNPSQ, encoded by the coding sequence ATGAATAATCCACTTTTAGAACAATTCAATACCCCACATACAACAGCTCCATTTTCACAACTAAAAAATGAGCATTTTAAACCTGCTTTTGAGGAAGCTATAAAAAAGGCCAAAGCGGAGATTGATGAAATAACAGATAATCCTGAAGCTCCAACTTTTAAAAACACCATAGAAGCCTTAGATTTTTCGGGTTATACCTTGGACAGATTGTCTTCCATATTCTTTAACCTTAACTCGGCAGAGACCAATGATGAAATCCAAAAAATTGCTCAGGAAGTTTCACCGATGTTATCCGAGTTTTCAAACGATATCCGGTTGAATGAAAAATTATTTAAACGTGTAAAAGCGGTTTATGATGATAAGGGTAATTTAGAATTAACCGTTGAACAAGAAACACTTTTAGATAAAAAATACAAGGGTTTTTCCAGGAACGGTGCAAATTTAAATGATAACGATAAAACCAAATTGAGGGAAATTGATATGAAATTGTCAAAATTATCCTTGCAATTTGGCGAAAACGTATTGGCAGAAACCAATGCTTTTCAAATGCATTTAACGGATGAAAATCAACTCAAAGGGTTGCCAGACGGAGCAAAAGAAACAGCAAAAATGACTGCTAAAGAGAAAAAATTAGAAGGATGGGTAATTACCCTAGATTACCCAAGTTATATTCCTTTTATGACCTATGCCGATGATAGAGCCTTAAGAGAAAAATTAGCTAAGGCTTTTGGAGCTAGGGCTTTTCAAAACAACGAGAACAATAACGAGCAAATTGTATTAGACATTGTCAAACTCCGTCACGATCGTGCTAATTTACTAGGTTATAAAACTCACGCCCATTTTGTATTGGAAGAACGTATGGCAGAAACACCTGAAAAAGTGTTGTCCTTCTCCAATGATTTATTGGAAAAAGCAAAACCGGCTGCCGAAAGGGAATTTAAACAATTAACCAATTTTGCTAAAAAAGACGGTATTGAGCAACTGCAAAAATGGGATGGTGCTTATTATACCGAAAAGCTAAAAAAACAATTATTCGATTTAGATCAGGAAGCATTAAAACCTTATTTTAAATTGGAAAATGTAATAAATGGTGCGTTTACCATTGCCCATAAACTTTTTGGACTACAATTCAATGAAGTCGATACGATTGACAAATACCATAAAGATGTCAAAACCTATGAAGTTTTTAATTCAACAGGCGATTTTATTTCCGTTTTTTATGCTGATTTCTTCCCAAGAAAAGGCAAACGTAATGGTGCTTGGATGACTTCCTATAAAAGTCAATGGAAAAAAGATAATGACAATTCCAGACCGCATATTTCCATTGTCTGCAATTTTACAAAACCTACGGAGACCAAGCCTTCACTATTAACTTTTAATGAAGTTACAACTTTGTTTCATGAGTTTGGGCATGCTCTGCATGGTATGTTAGCTGACACAGTTTATCCAAGCCTATCTGGCACGAGTGTGTATTGGGATTTTGTAGAACTCCCCAGTCAATTATTAGAAAACTGGTGTTACGAAAGAGAGGCTTTAGATTTATTTGCAAAACATTATGAAACCAATGCACCTATCCCCATGGAATTAGTTCAGAAAATAAAAGATTCATCAAACTTTATGGAAGGGATGCAAACCTTACGCCAGCTTAGTTTTGGGCTGCTGGACATGCAATGGCATGGTGCTGGCGAGTCGCCAGATACTATAAAAAGTGTAAAAGAATATGAACTTAAAGCTTTTGAAGGCACACAATTGTACCCTGATGTTGCCGAAAATTGTATGAGCACGGCTTTTTCACATATTTTTCAAGGTGGTTATTCTAGTGGATATTATTCTTACAAATGGGCAGAAGTGTTGGATGCCGATGCTTTTGAATATTTTAAAGAAACGGGAATTTTTAACAAAGAAACGGCAACTAAACTTTTAGAGAATGTATTATCTAAAGGTGGTACAGACAAGCCTATGGATTTATACAAGCGATTTAGAGGTAATGAACCCAGCAATGAGGCTCTGTTGAAGAGGGCGGGGCTTTTGCCAGTTGGTAACCCTTCGCAATAG
- a CDS encoding carboxypeptidase-like regulatory domain-containing protein: MHRYILFLLFSFTISVHAQHVINGIVLSEKNTPLEDATVYLNNTTIGTTTGQNGKFQLTIPNKNHELIISFLGYKTAQYKVSELKLTTPLTIRLIPGTNILDEVIVQKTKYDDDWYYNLSRFKRAFLGRSKLALTCSILNPKVLHFEYNFKTKTLIASAREPLKIKHKGLGYLITYDLVDFSLGNEKMFFSGYAQYKNLKKPVKKKWAKNRLTAFNGSRMHFLRGLITENLKKDGFVVNQFKRVPNPDLPSTKDIKKAREVIKLYKKPINFNTKFTEPKTALDSALVILKESRKPKYRDYLYKKNVSYKDIITLENGKPILNFKDHLSIIYTKEPEERNYLIGMFGKQKKASGVQTSNIVLLIDKVEIGKSGILASPHAIFNEGYWAFESFADMLPLDYQPPEE; this comes from the coding sequence ATGCATAGGTATATCCTATTTTTACTTTTTTCCTTTACAATTTCAGTACATGCTCAACATGTAATTAATGGGATTGTTTTATCAGAAAAAAACACTCCGTTAGAAGATGCTACGGTATATTTAAATAACACTACTATTGGTACTACTACAGGCCAAAATGGTAAATTTCAGTTAACAATACCCAACAAAAATCATGAGTTAATTATTTCCTTTTTAGGATATAAAACGGCTCAATACAAGGTATCTGAATTAAAATTGACAACACCATTAACTATAAGATTAATACCTGGAACAAATATTCTCGATGAAGTTATTGTACAAAAAACGAAATATGATGACGATTGGTATTACAATTTATCTCGTTTTAAAAGAGCTTTTTTAGGGAGGTCAAAACTAGCTTTAACTTGTTCTATTTTAAACCCTAAAGTGCTACATTTTGAATATAATTTTAAAACTAAAACACTGATAGCATCTGCAAGAGAACCACTAAAAATAAAACATAAAGGATTAGGTTATCTTATAACTTATGATTTGGTTGATTTTTCACTTGGTAATGAAAAAATGTTTTTTAGTGGTTACGCTCAATATAAAAACTTAAAAAAACCTGTAAAGAAAAAATGGGCCAAAAATAGATTGACAGCATTTAATGGATCCCGAATGCATTTTCTGCGTGGTTTAATTACCGAAAACCTAAAAAAAGATGGATTTGTTGTCAATCAGTTTAAACGTGTTCCAAACCCCGACCTACCTTCTACTAAAGATATAAAAAAGGCTAGAGAAGTAATTAAATTGTACAAAAAACCCATAAATTTCAATACAAAATTTACAGAACCAAAAACAGCTTTGGATAGTGCTTTAGTCATATTGAAAGAAAGCAGAAAACCAAAGTATAGAGATTACCTGTACAAAAAGAACGTTTCTTATAAGGATATAATAACACTTGAAAACGGAAAGCCTATTTTAAATTTTAAAGATCATTTATCTATCATTTACACCAAAGAGCCTGAAGAAAGAAATTATCTGATTGGAATGTTTGGAAAGCAAAAAAAAGCATCAGGCGTACAAACCTCAAACATTGTTTTATTAATTGATAAGGTCGAGATAGGTAAATCTGGAATTTTGGCATCTCCGCATGCTATTTTTAACGAAGGCTATTGGGCATTTGAATCTTTTGCAGATATGTTGCCTTTAGATTATCAACCACCAGAAGAATGA
- a CDS encoding glycosyltransferase: MQKVLCIGLVFPESASTAAGSRMLQLLHFFLEQNYQITFASAAQQTDYVDDLESLGIDKVSIELNNANFDDFIKDLHPEIVVFDRFITEEQFGWRVAENCPNAIRILDTEDLHCLRQGRFEAFKEDKEFELEQLNKLNITKREIACIYRCDLSLIISPFEYNLLVEHFKIPKAILTELPFMLDEIPDKAIEQKRFFEQRQDFISIGNFKHEPNWQSVLYLKKTIWPLIRKQLPSVNLLIYGAYPSQKVTDLHNEKEGFIVKGRVEDAHEVIANAKVLLAPLKFGAGLKGKHIDAMLNGTPSVTTTIGAEGMHNNLPWSGFIADKPKAFADKAVQLFNDKAIWLHAQQNGIEIINTIYPKKQLAEKLNNKIHQIKQGLEAHRAQNFVGSMLQHHSLMSTKYLSKWIEEKESNHSSGG, encoded by the coding sequence ATGCAAAAAGTACTATGTATCGGATTGGTTTTTCCAGAATCGGCTTCCACGGCAGCTGGAAGTAGAATGCTGCAATTATTGCATTTTTTTTTGGAGCAGAACTATCAAATCACTTTTGCTAGTGCGGCACAACAAACTGATTATGTTGATGATTTAGAAAGTTTAGGAATTGACAAAGTTTCTATTGAACTGAACAATGCTAACTTTGATGATTTTATTAAAGATTTGCATCCAGAAATTGTCGTTTTTGACCGCTTTATAACTGAAGAACAATTCGGGTGGAGGGTTGCTGAAAACTGTCCTAACGCCATTCGGATTTTAGATACAGAAGATTTGCATTGTCTGAGGCAGGGAAGATTTGAGGCTTTTAAAGAAGATAAAGAATTTGAATTAGAACAACTCAATAAACTAAATATTACCAAACGTGAAATCGCCTGTATTTACCGTTGCGATCTGTCGCTGATAATTTCTCCTTTTGAATATAATCTGCTCGTTGAACATTTTAAAATTCCCAAAGCTATTTTGACGGAATTGCCATTTATGTTAGATGAAATCCCAGATAAAGCAATTGAGCAAAAACGATTTTTTGAACAACGGCAAGATTTTATAAGCATTGGCAATTTTAAACACGAACCCAATTGGCAATCTGTATTGTATTTAAAGAAAACCATTTGGCCATTGATTCGTAAGCAATTGCCTAGCGTAAATTTATTGATTTACGGAGCGTATCCCTCACAAAAAGTAACAGATTTACATAACGAAAAAGAAGGCTTTATTGTAAAGGGTAGGGTGGAAGACGCTCATGAAGTTATTGCTAACGCAAAGGTTTTGCTTGCACCATTGAAATTTGGAGCAGGACTCAAAGGTAAGCACATTGATGCTATGCTTAATGGAACACCATCAGTAACAACTACCATAGGGGCAGAGGGTATGCACAATAATTTACCTTGGAGTGGATTTATTGCCGATAAACCCAAAGCATTTGCCGATAAAGCCGTTCAGTTGTTTAATGATAAAGCTATTTGGCTACATGCACAGCAAAATGGAATTGAAATTATCAATACTATTTATCCAAAAAAACAATTAGCAGAAAAATTGAATAATAAGATTCATCAAATTAAACAAGGTTTAGAAGCTCATAGAGCCCAAAATTTTGTAGGGAGTATGTTGCAACATCATTCGTTGATGAGTACCAAGTATCTTTCTAAGTGGATTGAGGAAAAGGAGAGCAATCATTCTTCTGGTGGTTGA
- a CDS encoding GbsR/MarR family transcriptional regulator has protein sequence MEYQEAKEKFISTWGSLGTMWGINKAMAMIQALLFVSTKPLSMEDIMEELQISRGNTSMNLRQLMDWGIVTKEIIPGERKEYFTTEKDVQELARQIAKERSRREIQPVIKVLKEVSSIKDDKTAKTKELIKQTKALHDLTENADKMLNKLVNQEQNWLTKSLFKLIK, from the coding sequence ATGGAATATCAAGAAGCAAAAGAAAAATTTATCAGTACTTGGGGAAGCTTAGGTACTATGTGGGGTATAAACAAAGCCATGGCCATGATACAGGCTTTGCTTTTTGTTTCTACCAAACCACTTTCTATGGAAGATATTATGGAAGAATTACAGATATCCAGAGGTAATACGAGTATGAATTTACGACAATTAATGGATTGGGGCATAGTAACCAAGGAAATTATTCCCGGTGAACGGAAAGAGTATTTTACAACGGAAAAAGACGTACAGGAACTGGCTAGGCAAATTGCCAAAGAAAGAAGTAGGAGGGAAATTCAGCCCGTAATCAAAGTGTTAAAAGAAGTTTCAAGTATTAAAGACGATAAAACCGCAAAAACCAAAGAACTGATAAAACAAACAAAAGCCTTGCACGATCTGACCGAAAATGCGGACAAGATGTTAAATAAATTGGTAAATCAAGAACAAAATTGGTTGACAAAATCTTTGTTTAAACTTATTAAATAA